The genome window TCTAAGCACTTGTAAtcagagagaaagagaaaaaaaatattaccaAGTTAGAATTTGGTATCTCTACCTTGCATTAGAAAATTGAAGGAGAAAAAGAAGTGAAGTGTGTTTGGTTTGGCTTGAAGATTTTGGGCTAATTCAAGATTTTTGAAGATTAGCTTTCAAGACAAGTATTCTATCTCATCCTATAGTAATCTTATCACTTATTCCTTCTTATTTATAAATGATTTATAAATTTTACCTTTTTCGTATAACATTAACCTCCTTTGAGTTGTAAGCTTGCTATTCTAAAATTTATGATAAATCCTAACCTATCTATATTGTTTTGACTATAACATTCTATGTAAAATTTGAGTAAAATTACTTTTGTTAGAAAGTAGACTCTATGTCTTTCTTTTAGAACTCTATTTGAATAATTTGAAGTACAAATGCCTTTTCAAATGTCTGTTATAATGGACCCCTTATTTAAATGATCCCTTGAATTATGTCAAAGATAAAATGACTTGACCTCTTTGCCTTGTTTTAATTATGTTGTTCTGTACAAAATACTAAATTAAGCAaatatcttttattaaaaattagattcttgtatctttcttttggtacttTATTTGAATGAATTGTTGTACAAATGCCAACCCAATTGTCCATTGGAATTGATCTCTTGAATTGTGCTAAACAGAGGCAAGATAATTCTGACCTATCCATATTTAGTTGTTAGTACCTTTTTATACACAACTCCAATTTGGACTTATATatctttttaataatattttacttgaaTAATTCAGAGCATAATTGAATATTTGAATATCTAATGAAACCTACTTTATAAATTCTACCACAACAAATTGATTATCAAATTTATCAATTCTTATTTCTACCATTAAGAACTTTATTTCAACTAAAATTCTCACTCAAATGAGACTCGTGTTAAAGATTTAAACTTTTTTATCTCTTAATCATTGATTCTTGCCATAAATGAATGAGTTGTGCATATGTTCAAGCTAACTTTGGTATTGCTATATACATGCGCATGTATGATTTTCTTGTTTCAGATATACTTTTGATACATTTCTATGTCCTAATCAAAATATCCTTATATGTACTCTAGATACTTGGACTCCTTTTGTAGAAATGAAAAGGGAATATGCTATGCTGAGTTCTAGACTTATATTTTGTCCATAGAATTATGTTATATTATTATCCCACTATACCATCTATGTTCCTTTCATATAATTGGAATCTGTTATCAGTCAAAATTCTCCTTTAAATGAGTTGTATGTTATTGCTTTAAAACCCTTTTTATATTTTAGTCATCGATTCTTGTTATAACTGATATGTTAATGTAAGCTTAATATTGTTTcatccatacatatgtatgttaTTGTTGCCTCACATGTGATTTTGAAAAATCTTACTCTTGAtaagaatatttttattatactcTGATGTTTATGAAATAATATGAAcctttatcaaaaataaaaaaagagtcaTGGAGTTTACGATACTCTTTATCTCGACATGAATAAATAGAGCTTTCAGATATGGGAGACTAATGTTAATGGTCATCAGAATTAGATGgatcatattatattataatccTACTTCATCCTTTATATCTCTTCACATATTTTTGAAAGTAAATACTTATGTGTTCTTATATACTCCTTGATtataaacaaaataaataaaatattaaatatgataCTGAAGctcatattttatatttatttcttgaTATGCTCCTATGATACACTTTACTCCATTGTTATGAATGAATAAAAGGAATCAAATTTAAATTTACTCTTAAGCTAATGAATAGCATTTATTCTTGATATACCCATATGTTGCTCTTTGCTCCACTGCTATTAATGAATCGAATGACATATCAAATATGACTCTATTTTTTAGCTTATTCCTagcattatgatcttgatttgctCTTATGTTACTATATGTTTCTTTGATATTAATGAATTAAATGAAATGTCATACATGTCTCTTGAGCTCATGCCTTTTGATCTTAATATGCCCTCTTGAGCACTTCTTGTTAAGTATGAATCATATGAAATGCTAAGTATAACTCTTGAATCCATAATTTACACCTTAATGCTTATGTCATATGATTTGCTTTATATATGCCATGGATATAATAGTCACTTACTTTTGTAGCTTatattgctatataaaatttttatgttagtTTATCACTCACACTCATATTAGTTTTGGGCTAGAAAGTGAAATGTTGAAAGACTGTGACATATTTTTAGTAGTTTAACAAGATATTATTGTAAGGAACACTTTGCTTGTAACGTTGTCTACGAGTTGGTGTGCATCGTTGTAAAGGTTAAAGGATCTCTAGTGTTTTGAAAGTTTGGAATGTAACATTGAAGTCTTTATATTGATGTAAACTTATGGTCAATGATTAATTTTTATAActataatattttcattagaTCTTGTAAGTCTATATGTGGTTGTTAATTATTTTGATTCTGCATTAGGTTTTATGGAGTTATCAAGTGATGTGCTATATGATTAAAAACTACATAGTTTTATAGTGTGTAAATAAGAATTGAATGCATATAATATCCTCAAATTTTATGTTATAAATCTTAGGTGTGGATATAtgagaaattaaatttttttcttgatttaagATATGCTCACCTCTTGGATATCATCTTGAGGGTGTGACACCTTTGTGACTAAAAGTCCCATTACCAACACCAAAAGTGATGACGAGATTGATGACTTACTTGAATCGAAAGTGTTAAGAGATGGGGCTCATGCTGACATCATAAACCTTTTGTGGTGTGGCTTTAAGTATATTATTCATAAGGATTTAAGTTGCAAGCTTAGATAAGGAGTAACTATGATAGCGAACTATTATTTATAGGGACCAATGTGGTGCTTCCTCTTTCCAATCGCCCATTCGGCTCTCAATCTCTCTAAAGAAAGTAGGGCATATAGCATCATCTAGCGCCCTCGAAACACATAGTGCAATCCTGACAATGCAATTGTCATTCGGATCATTGCGTACTTAGTCTAGTTTCACCCATTACACCTAGTTTCACTGGCCCTTTGTGTGCTGCTATACTTAGTCTTCTTGCCCATTGCGTACCACTGCACCCAGCCTCCTGGCTTTTTATGCATAACAGCGCCCAACTTCACTAGCCCGTTGTGCACCATTATACCCAGCCTTTAAGCCCTTCGTGCACTATCGTGCCCATCTTCCTAGCCTTTGGCATGCCATTGCACTCGACCTCCTGGCCCTTCGTTCACCACCACACCTAGCTTCATTGGCCCTTTGAGTGCTATTACCCTCGACCTTACGGCCTCATCGGTCTATCATGCACTACTATCGTGTCACCACACCCGATCATACTATCATATCGAACCATCACAACCGACTATATCATCTCCATAGGTTATCATGACCAATCAAGTACTCCATCGATATGACACACTAATACTATTGAGTTTGCATGCCAAGTCGGGCATATCGAGCCCAATAGCTCAAGAATACTAAGTTGGATAGCCTGAATTAGACATTTTATCATCTCTTACACTAACAACATGCATTAATTGAACCGTACTTCCCGAACAACTATCTTTAGAGCTTCTCGACAAAGGTGACGTGGTTGATTTATCAACACACTATGCTATCATTGTCACTTTGTGTTCAACAAGGGTCCTCTCCATACGTCCAAGCCACTAGCTGACACATGGCCGAGCTAATATGACATAAACAACATGGTAAATAGGCATAACAGTCCGTGATGGCAGTACCAATCGAATGGCTCGGGATCAGCAAGGATGGTTGGTTGTGATCAATTTTCACATCTTATTTATTGAACAGACTATATAACACCCTTCTCTCATAGTTTTGTAGCATAGAGTTACGCAAGTGCCCCAAGATATATCGAACAACGAAAGCATGACCATTCTAAACTTTAGTATCTGAGGGCATTATCTGGAATGGGCCCACTTAGTTTTTGTAGGCTTTAGATGTCTAACTCCATAAATTCCCACCTTAAAATAAACTATAAAAAAAAGAAGCATATTGGTTCTAAGTAGCTTTCTGTTCGAACAATCAAAATATACTCTTAACAATAGCAAAAAATGGACCCTTAACAATAGGGTTTTACATAACACCGTTTCACTTACTCTCCTGTGTGGTAATTTTTTTTACATGTTGGGCTGGAAGCAATACTTGCGTGCTTCGATTGGTCTCTTTCATTTCCGATATGCACGAGAGAAGACGAGCAGCCACAGGCGATCATGTCTTCCACCCTGCCGACGGCGCCGCTCGACCCATCTCTACTCACCACCCTCTTCATCATACTCGTGCCTCTCTCtttgctgctgcttctgctgcagGTTAAGAGGAACTCCCGTGGGCATCCCCCTTGCCCGCCGCGGCTTCCCCTCATCGGCAACCTCCACCAGCTGGGCCCACTACCGCACCGCTCCCTCCATGCCCTGTCGCAGCAACACGGCCCGCTCATGCTACTTCGCCTGGGCCAGGTGCCGACGCTCGTGGTCTCCTCGCCGGACGCCGCCCGGGAGGTGCTGCGCAACCAGGACCACGCCTGCGCCAGCCGGCCAGCTCTCACGCCGGCCCGAATCCTCGTGTACGGGTGCAAGGACTTGGGCTTCGCGCCCTACGGCGACTACTGGAAGCAGCTCCGAAAGATCTGCTCCGTCCACCTGCTGAGCCCCAAGAGGGTGCAGTCGTACCGGCTAATGAGGGAGGATGAGGTGGAATCCATGATGGGAAAGATCTCGTCCCAGGCTTCGGCTTCGGCGAACGTCATCGACTTATCCGAGGTCTTGTACTCTTTCGCCAACGATGTACTCTGTCGAGTTGTTTCAGGGAAGTTCACGAGAGAAGAAGGGAGGAATCGCCTGTTCTCCGAGCTGGCCGGCGAGAACTCGGTGCTTTTGTCCAAGATCTACGTGGGTGACTACTTCCCGTGGCTAGGGTGGCTGGATATGTTCTTCGGTAGTGTGGCCAGATGCAACAAGAACAAGGCGAGGTGGGATAAGTTGCTAGATGAGGTGATTAAGGAACATGCAGTTCGGTCGGCCCAGCATGGTGGGGAGGAAAACGACGGTGAGGAGAAGGATTTCGTGGATGTTCTGCTCTCTCTGCAGAAAGATGCAGCGATGGACTTCGTCCTCACAACCGAACATATCAAGGCACTTCTGGTGgtacgcctctctctctctctctctcatggtccTGGCTGCGCTTCGAATCGGTTGGCAAAATCGAAATGACTAACCTTCCCAACCGCGGATCGACTAATTCGATCGGCTTTCGCGGCGTATCCAATCAAATTGCTAGGCCTAGACGTCAAACCGCCTCATCCCTGACACCTGTCTCTTCGCGACCCGTCATCTCTGAAATCGAGCGACGACATGTACGCTGAACGTTCCTCCTTTCTCGGGGCGACAAAACAATCGATGATATTTTGTCCCATTGTGGCACTGTCGAACGCCGATGGCTTACGACTATTTCCGCTGATCCAAAGTTCACCCCCGCTACCGTAAACCAACTTGTGCAGGACATGTTCGTCGCCGGTACCGACACATCGTACGTAACCTTGGAATGGGCCATGGCGGAGCTCATCCGGAGTCCCCGAGCGATGCGGAAATTACAAGACGAAgtgagaagaggaagaggcagcGGGGAGGGATTGATCAGAGAGGCGGAGGTGAGCCAGATGGCGTATCTGAAAGCAGTCGTGAAGGAGGTCCTCCGGCTGCACCCTCCGGGCCCGTTGCTGCTCCCGCGCGAGCTGTTGGAAGACTGCAGCATACAAGGGTTCAGCATCCCCAAGAAGGCGCGCGTCTTCGTGAACGCGTGGGCGATGGGCAGAGACCCGGGGAGCTGGGAGTCGCCGGAGGAGTTCTGGCCGGAGAGGTTCGCGGACGGCGCATTGGACTTCACGGGCAACGATGTCCGGTACGTGCCGTTCGGAGCAGGCCGAAGGATTTGCCCCGGGCAAAACTTCGCCGTCGCTGCTCTGGAGCTGGCGCTGGCGAACC of Musa acuminata AAA Group cultivar baxijiao chromosome BXJ2-3, Cavendish_Baxijiao_AAA, whole genome shotgun sequence contains these proteins:
- the LOC103979138 gene encoding cytochrome P450 71A1-like; amino-acid sequence: MSSTLPTAPLDPSLLTTLFIILVPLSLLLLLLQVKRNSRGHPPCPPRLPLIGNLHQLGPLPHRSLHALSQQHGPLMLLRLGQVPTLVVSSPDAAREVLRNQDHACASRPALTPARILVYGCKDLGFAPYGDYWKQLRKICSVHLLSPKRVQSYRLMREDEVESMMGKISSQASASANVIDLSEVLYSFANDVLCRVVSGKFTREEGRNRLFSELAGENSVLLSKIYVGDYFPWLGWLDMFFGSVARCNKNKARWDKLLDEVIKEHAVRSAQHGGEENDGEEKDFVDVLLSLQKDAAMDFVLTTEHIKALLVDMFVAGTDTSYVTLEWAMAELIRSPRAMRKLQDEVRRGRGSGEGLIREAEVSQMAYLKAVVKEVLRLHPPGPLLLPRELLEDCSIQGFSIPKKARVFVNAWAMGRDPGSWESPEEFWPERFADGALDFTGNDVRYVPFGAGRRICPGQNFAVAALELALANLVSRFDWELPGGLTREELQMNEAPGTITQRQGRLHLVAKPWGA